A part of Stigmatopora nigra isolate UIUO_SnigA unplaced genomic scaffold, RoL_Snig_1.1 HiC_scaffold_25, whole genome shotgun sequence genomic DNA contains:
- the LOC144191993 gene encoding receptor-type tyrosine-protein phosphatase beta-like isoform X2: protein MERKETPPSDFFPPVQPFVQSMGGLVAWSVSRDTGFGSGRLRGLKTGRHVREDCDWKMKTWLLLLCLLRGASIAPAGGNWSSAASRAPRPAASGVPSRTPRLYGKPDGTRAAAATSPRATASAPSQGTPSVTAAVRHPKRAPVPALGPTSAPSGASSSLASGAHPRSVSTSPAPATATGPSRWTLGAGTGSPTAGASTSGPAPSLGKSAAVPGPAWASAATSRNGSVDAAASPSSAPGLSPSSAAVSVASSAPSWAASRSPESSPPRSPESSRSRSAARAGASSGARSSASSSTGSGVRSSAAAFSASSGTFSSAWSSTPFSSPSSAPGSSSFPSSASFSAWPTALSFAPSPDWSSTFSHASSSASSSASSSASSSTPSPVLSSTLSPARSPAWSSTGFPGASTAGAEWAPATRHAGPPLSTGATDRGSPTGPASVRGLVKSTAAGGPYPGPGAWASSSQRPGVPTVAPTSEGTPSAAATPSLAPARSESAPPSFGTGGASDGVPSSALPPFSVPASASPRATLPSPAGSGHAVHTVALGSVPGDHPAPFVDVVPPGRTSPAAPSGSADGETTKMMTMTTMATTTTTTTTMATTTTTTTTMATTTMATTMMATTTMATTVVPATRSEWPSGHRCSASLVGVSVGQTWLLATFSSPPRCQNYTARALDVQNGGKVMAGRCHPAPPGPDLTCSVAGLLPGTAYGVAVTSGRDGATVHAEARTVPGPVRRLRVRHADESSVRVLWDPPAGRWEGLAATVRPAGSHLAAARRLLPREASGCTFQRLTSGRLYTVAVSTWSGRRNASAAVDVWTAPSRVGELRLSNRGSTESLVAEWERAGGDADAYEVLLVYEGSVVKNRSLPANATDSVFERLRPGATYGAVVTTFRAGRPSRQALAEGRTVPAAVGQLGVSNNGRADFLGVSWRPGPGRVDGYLVALRERERSLHEVALGQSSRQCVFGSLVSGRLYNISVGARSGSFRNDTLVPGRTQPSKVQNPTVTHGARDNSLKVYWHPAPGDVDLYRVSVRHDALAAARNLTVSPTRNECVFDGLVAGRLYAVTVATRSGDYEAVASTHGRTLPAAVRSLRVSRRSCRELWVRWEAAPGDVDHHEVRLLFNDAEVFPPLTLGGGANECPLTSLTPGRLYKVSVSTFSGVERRSCFVEARTVPSQVENLQVRNDGGGTLTASWIPGRGDVDGFAAALYEQNRELDARTVPKHQNQVAFGSLRPGQLYAVVVRALSGDLSSNRTASGRTVPSAVTELRLENPADSDGLIASWREAAGVRDGYSLRLVDERGAAVGQASASTVAAAAAVPLAHHTFDGLTPGRLYEILVQTRSGGVLSEAVSDRARTRPAPVSRLSVQSNDSTSLSLRWSRPAGDWDSYDILLSGGAEDGIAPRSGRAAATGLDWRFSGLTPGSAYRVAVVTRSGELSRQTAVWARTAPSAVTSLRADSGGRCDRLRVSWRRGEGGVDGYRLSLSGSDATPREGLGPEATEWLLDGLTPGRSYRVDVLSLSGLLSNGASVHARTAPRPPSDVLFGGVTESALEVTWTPPADCDWDDFQVLWTPPDRASVVNPYEGGVSGGRILRGLFPGRLYNVSLRAVSSRGPAPPSHSLPVWRAVRTRPSPVSGLRCRPRSSTSVSCSWTPPEADFDSYGVECARQDSGSTVYWRRAERGRSEHVVEPLEPHARYAVSIKVVSEASVSQAARDSVLTMIDRPPTPPLDKRVDAASAVASGSSIVFRFNCSWFSDVNGAVRFFSVVVTESKGEEQVLPERRHPLPSYADYASDASVRSYQTSPFAADSCGDGHITVGAGAEALGGSCGHGPAFCDGPLKAGTAYRLSVRAFTRTSEGDSPALYSDTFLSLPVRTAPEPAPRGLAEGIGGVAAAVVVVSALAAAALVVRRRRARRKRVRESASVGMHPRGERASPRGLRGKRHPAASQIQGSTNHGQGVQKSDPNHPSDLGVLDVEDRQG from the exons ATGGAAAGGAAGGAAACGCCGCCGTCCGACTTCTTTCCTCCCGTGCAGCCGTTTGTTCAGTCGATGGGTGGGTTAGTCGCTTGGTCAGTGAGTCGCGACACGGGCTTTGGATCTGGACGTCTTAGAGGGCTGAAAACCGGACGACATGTCCGGGAAGACTGCGACTGGAAGATGAAGACGTGGCTGCTTCTCCTTTGTCTACTCCGCGGCGCTTCCATTGCACCTGCCG GTGGAAATTGGAGCTCGGCCGCTTCCCGAGCCCCGAGGCCGGCCGCGTCGGGGGTCCCCTCCCGGACACCGCGGCTCTACGGGAAGCCCGACGGAACCCGGGCCGCCGCGGCCACGTCTCCCCGGGCGACGGCCTCGGCCCCCTCCCAAGGAACGCCCTCCGTGACGGCCGCCGTCCGCCATCCCAAGCGGGCTCCGGTCCCGGCTCTCGGGCCGACCTCGGCCCCCTCCGGCGCCAGTAGCTCCCTCGCCAGCGGCGCCCATCCGCGGTCCGTTTCTACGAGTCCCGCCCCGGCTACGGCCACGGGGCCTTCGCGATGGACTTTGGGCGCGGGGACGGGCTCCCCGACGGCCGGCGCGAGCACTTCCGGGCCGGCCCCCTCTTTGGGCAAAAGTGCGGCGGTCCCCGGCCCCGCCTGGGCTTCGGCGGCGACCTCCCGAAACGGCAGCGTGGACGCCGCGGCGTCTCCGTCTTCCGCCCCGGGCCTTTCTCCATCCTCGGCTGCGGTGTCCGTGGCGTCGTCCGCTCCATCGTGGGCGGCGTCCCGGTCTCCAGAGTCCAGTCCGCCCCGGTCTCCAGAGTCCAGTCGTTCCCGGTCTGCGGCCCGGGCCGGCGCATCTTCTGGCGCTCGGTCCTCCGCTTCATCTTCTACCGGGTCTGGCGTTCGGTCCTCGGCTGCGGCCTTTTCCGCATCTTCCGGCACTTTTTCCTCTGCTTGGTCTTCCACTCCATTCTCCTCTCCGTCCTCAGCCCCAGGCTCATCTTCATTTCCATCTTCCGCTTCATTTTCTGCTTGGCCCACCGCTTTGTCTTTTGCTCCGTCTCCCGATTGGTCTTCCACTTTCTCCCACGCTTCATCTTCTGCTTCGTCTTCCGCTTCATCTTCCGCTTCTTCCTCCACTCCGTCTCCCGTTTTGTCTTCCACTTTATCCCCCGCTCGGTCTCCCGCTTGGTCTTCCACCGGATTCCCCGGCGCTTCCACGGCCGGCGCGGAGTGGGCTCCCGCCACCCGTCACGCGGGCCCCCCGCTCTCCACCGGGGCCACCGACCGGGGCTCCCCAACGGGGCCCGCGAGCGTCCGGGGTTTGGTGAAAAGTACGGCGGCCGGGGGCCCCTACCCGGGCCCTGGCGCGTGGGCCTCCTCTTCCCAAAGGCCCGGAGTCCCCACGGTCGCTCCCACCTCGGAGGGGACCCCCTCGGCGGCCGCCACGCCCTCCTTGGCTCCCGCCCGGTCGGAGTCGGCCCCCCCGTCTTTCGGTACGGGCGGGGCTTCCGACGGCGTCCCCTCCTCCGCTTTGCCCCCGTTTTCCGTCCCGGCGTCGGCCAGCCCCCGTGCCACTTTGCCCTCCCCCGCCGGCAGCGGGCACGCCGTGCACACCGTGGCTCTCGGCTCCGTTCCCGGGGACCATCCCGCCCCCTTTGTCGACGTCGTGCCTCCCGGTCGGACTTCCCCGGCCGCGCCCTCCGGCTCGGCGGACGGCGAGACGACgaagatgatgacgatgacaaCGATGGCGACAACGACAACAACGACAACAACGATGGCGACAACGACAACAACGACAACAACGATGGCGACAACGACGATGGCGACAACGATGATGGCGACAACGACGATGGCGACAACGGTGGTCCCCGCGACGCGCTCGGAATGGCCG AGTGGTCATCGGTGCTCGGCGTCCTTGGTTGGGGTGAGCGTGGGCCAGACTTGGCTGCTGGCCACCTTCAGCTCGCCCCCGCGGTGCCAAAACTACACGGCCAGGGCGCTGGACGTCCAAAACGGCGGCAAAGTCATGGCCGGCCGCTGTCATCCGGCGCCACCCGGCCCCGACCTGACATGCTCCGTCGCGGGACTGCTGCCGGGAACCGCCTACGGCGTGGCCGTCACCTCCGGCCGGGACGGCGCCACCGTACACGCGGAGGCCCGAACGG TCCCGGGACCCGTGCGGCGGCTCCGCGTCCGTCACGCCGACGAATCCTCCGTCCGCGTCCTTTGGGACCCCCCCGCGGGCCGCTGGGAGGGCTTGGCGGCCACGGTGCGACCCGCCGGCTCCCATTTGGCGGCGGCCCGCCGTCTCCTCCCCCGCGAGGCCTCGGGCTGCACCTTCCAGCGGCTGACCTCGGGGCGTCTGTACACGGTGGCCGTGAGCACCTGGAGCGGCCGGCGGAACGCCTCCGCCGCCGTGGACGTGTGGACCG CGCCGTCTCGGGTCGGCGAGCTGCGCCTATCCAATCGGGGGAGCACCGAGAGCCTGGTGGCCGAGTGGGAGCGCGCCGGCGGGGACGCCGACGCCTACGAGGTCCTGCTGGTCTACGAGGGCAGCGTGGTCAAGAACCGCAGCCTGCCGGCCAACGCCACCGACTCTGTCTTTGAGCGGCTGAGGCCCGGCGCCACCTACGGGGCGGTGGTGACCACCTTTCGGGCGGGACGCCCGTCCAGGCAGGCGCTGGCCGAGGGACGCACCG TACCCGCCGCCGTGGGCCAGTTGGGCGTCAGTAACAACGGGCGCGCGGACTTCCTGGGCGTGTCCTGGCGTCCGGGTCCGGGGCGGGTGGACGGTTACCTGGTGGCCCTGAGGGAGCGGGAGCGCAGCCTTCACGAGGTGGCGCTGGGCCAATCCAGTCGCCAGTGCGTCTTCGGCTCCCTGGTGTCCGGACGCCTCTACAACATCTCGGTGGGCGCTCGCAGCGGGAGCTTCCGCAACGACACCTTGGTGCCGGGGAGGACAC AACCCTCCAAAGTCCAGAATCCCACGGTGACGCACGGCGCCCGCGACAACTCCCTGAAGGTCTACTGGCACCCGGCCCCCGGAGACGTGGACCTGTACCGCGTGTCGGTCCGTCACGACGCCCTGGCCGCGGCGCGGAACCTGACCGTGTCGCCCACGCGCAACGAGTGCGTCTTTGACGGCCTGGTGGCGGGTCGACTCTACGCCGTGACCGTGGCCACCAGGAGCGGCGACTACGAGGCCGTGGCCTCCACCCACGGCCGCACCC TCCCGGCGGCCGTGCGTTCCCTGCGGGTGTCCCGGCGGAGCTGTAGGGAGCTCTGGGTGAGGTGGGAGGCGGCCCCGGGCGACGTGGACCACCACGAGGTGCGGCTGCTGTTCAACGACGCCGAGGTCTTCCCGCCGCTCACCCTGGGCGGCGGCGCCAACGAGTGCCCGCTGACCTCGCTCACGCCCGGACGACTCTACAAGGTCTCCGTGTCCACTTTCAGCGGAGTGGAGAGGAGGAGCTGCTTCGTAGAGGCTCGCACGG TTCCCAGTCAGGTGGAGAACCTCCAGGTGAGGAACGACGGCGGCGGCACTTTAACGGCCAGCTGGATCCCCGGCCGAGGCGACGTGGACGGATTCGCCGCGGCGCTGTACGAGCAGAACCGGGAGTTGGACGCGCGTACCGTCCCCAAGCATCAGAACCAGGTGGCGTTCGGCTCGCTCCGGCCGGGTCAGCTGTACGCCGTCGTGGTCCGGGCGCTCAGCGGCGACCTCTCTAGCAATCGAACGGCCAGCGGACGCACGG TCCCGTCGGCGGTGACGGAGCTGCGGCTGGAGAACCCGGCGGATTCGGACGGCCTGATAGCCAGCTGGCGGGAAGCCGCCGGAGTGCGCGACGGCTACTCCCTGCGGCTGGTGGACGAGCGGGGCGCCGCCGTCGGTCAAGCCTCTGCCTCCactgtcgccgccgccgccgccgtaccCCTGGCGCACCACACCTTTGACGGTCTCACCCCGGGAAGACTCTACGAAATCCTGGTCCAGACCCGTAGCGGAGGAGTCCTGAGCGAGGCGGTCAGCGACCGAGCTCGCACGC GTCCGGCGCCCGTCTCCCGACTCTCGGTCCAGAGCAACGACAGCACCAGCCTGTCCCTCCGCTGGTCTCGGCCGGCGGGCGACTGGGACTCCTACGACATCCTCTTGAGCGGCGGCGCCGAAGACGGGATCGCGCCGCGGTCCGGCCGGGCCGCGGCGACCGGCCTGGACTGGCGTTTCTCGGGACTGACGCCCGGTTCCGCCTACCGGGTGGCGGTGGTCACGCGCAGTGGAGAGCTGAGCCGGCAGACCGCCGTTTGGGCCCGCACGG CGCCGTCCGCCGTCACGTCCCTGCGCGCCGACAGCGGCGGCCGTTGCGACCGGCTGCGGGTGTCGTGGCGGAGGGGCGAGGGCGGCGTGGACGGGTACCGGCTGTCGCTGTCCGGCTCCGACGCCACGCCGCGGGAAGGCCTGGGCCCGGAGGCCACCGAGTGGCTCTTGGACGGCCTGACGCCGGGCCGGTCTTACCGCGTGGACGTCTTGAGCCTGAGCGGCCTTCTGAGCAACGGCGCGTCCGTGCACGCCAGGACAG CTCCCAGACCTCCGAGCGACGTCCTGTTCGGAGGGGTGACGGAAAGCGCGCTGGAGGTGACGTGGACCCCCCCGGCGGACTGCGACTGGGACGACTTCCAGGTGCTGTGGACTCCGCCGGACCGCGCTTCGGTGGTCAACCCCTACGAGGGCGGCGTCTCCGGCGGCCGGATCCTGAGGGGCCTCTTTCCCGGACGCCTCTACAACGTCAGCCTGCGCGCCGTCAGCTCCCGGGGCCCCGCCCCGCCCTCCCACAGCCTTCCCGTCTGGCGCGCCGTCCGCACCA GGCCGTCGCCCGTTTCGGGCCTCCGCTGCCGGCCCCGGAGCTCGACGTCCGTCTCCTGCTCTTGGACGCCCCCGGAGGCCGACTTTGACTCCTACGGCGTGGAGTGCGCGCGGCAggactcgggaagcacggtgtaCTGGCGGCGCGCCGAGCGGGGCCGGTCGGAGCACGTGGTGGAGCCGCTGGAGCCGCACGCGCGCTACGCCGTGTCCATCAAGGTGGTGTCGGAGGCCAGCGTCAGCCAAGCGGCGCGGGACAGCGTGCTCACCATGATCGACC GTCCTCCCACGCCCCCCCTGGACAAGCGAGTGGACGCGGCGTCGGCGGTGGCCAGCGGCTCGTCCATCGTGTTCCGCTTCAACTGCAGCTGGTTCAGCGACGTCAACGGCGCCGTCAGGTTCTTCAGCGTGGTGGTCACCGAGTCCAAAG GCGAGGAGCAAGTTTTGCCGGAGCGGCGCCACCCCCTGCCCTCCTACGCCGACTACGCGTCCGACGCCTCCGTCCGCTCTTACCAGACGTCGCCGTTCGCCGCCGATAGCTGCGGCGACGGCCACATCACGGTGGGGGCGGGGGCGGAGGCCCTGGGGGGGTCGTGTGGCCACGGGCCAGCCTTCTGCGACGGACCCCTGAAAGCCGGCACCGCCTACAG GCTGAGCGTCCGGGCCTTCACGCGGACCTCGGAGGGGGACTCTCCGGCCCTGTACTCCGACACCTTCCTGTCGCTGCCCGTGCGAACGGCGCCAG AGCCCGCCCCCAGAGGCCTGGCGGAAGGGATCGGCGgtgtcgccgccgccgtcgtcgtggTCTCGGCGCTGGCGGCGGCCGCGTTGGTGGTCCGTCGGCGGAGGGCGCGACGGAAAAG GGTGCGGGAGAGCGCGTCCGTCGGCATGCACCCCAGGGGAGAGCGAGCTTCGCCGCGAGGGCTGAGAGG GAAACGCCATCCCGCCGCCAG CCAAATCCAAGGATCTACTAATCATGGGCAAGGTGTCCAGAAGTCTGATCCTAACCATCCATCGGATTTGGGTGTGTTGGACGTGGAAGACAGACAGGGTTAG